In a single window of the Platichthys flesus chromosome 5, fPlaFle2.1, whole genome shotgun sequence genome:
- the LOC133954169 gene encoding nucleoredoxin-like protein 1 has protein sequence MVDLFLNRVLVENNWDQDELNTEREIIGILENRIVLLFFASSECKRCQGFVPLLNDFFKRLKDPAYIEYPKLLALIFVSMDRSEEQQERLLKEMHKKVLFLAFEDPYRKELQAMFRVKEVPTAVVLRPDGSVLSLNAVQDICRFGSDCFSNWQESAELVERSFMLNEEFDNLNLRSATEPVRRLKYKTEDDKRKKKWWKLWGKDKDTYKEEDEKDEAWGDERKEGNKEPWRRVKEKDSKRRNLLR, from the exons ATGGTGGACCTGTTCCTGAACCGAGTTCTGGTCGAGAACAACTGGGACCAGGATGAACTCAACACTGAGCGCGAAATCATCGGGATCCTGGAAAACCGCATCGTGCTGCTGTTCTTTGCCTCCTCCGAGTGCAAAAGGTGCCAGGGGTTTGTGCCTCTTCTGAATGACTTTTTCAAGAGGCTGAAGGATCCGGCCTACATCGAATACCCCAAACTGCTTGCGCTCATCTTCGTCAG catgGACAgatcagaggagcagcaggagaggctCCTCAAAGAGATGCACAAGAAGGTTCTGTTTCTGGCGTTTGAGGACCCGTACAGGAA ggAGCTGCAGGCCATGTTCAGGGTAAAGGAGGTTCCAACAGCCGTGGTGCTTCGTCCCGACGGCTCCGTCCTCTCCCTGAACGCCGTGCAGGACATCTGTCGTTTCGGCTCCGACTGCTTCAGTAACTGGCAGGAGTCGGCGGAGCTCGTCGAGAGAAGCTTCATGCTCAACGAGGAGTTCGACAACCTCAATCTGCGTAGTGCCACCGAACCTGTGAGGAGACTTAAGTACAAGACAGAGGACgacaagaggaaaaagaaatggTGGAAGTTGTGGGGCAAGGACAAGGACACATAtaaggaggaagatgagaaggATGAAGCATGGGGTGAcgagagaaaggagggaaatAAAGAACCATGGAGGAGGGTGAAAGAAAAAGATAGCAAGAGGAGAAACCTTTTGCGTTGA
- the LOC133954219 gene encoding nucleoredoxin-like protein 1, whose product MVDLFIDRVLLKNNKEHDELNTEREIVMGLQNRILMLFFASAACDGCQQFALTLSNFFKRLTDEFYVDRSAQLVLLYISLDDSEENQESFLKELPKKCLFLAYEDPYRRELEAMFNVEELPTVVVLRPDCSILAANAVEEILGLGLHCFRNWQEAAELIDRNFMMSEDFEGKSMRSLTDPLRRLKYKVEDEKKKKKKKKKKGRGWGEGGEAEVDGEE is encoded by the exons ATGGTGGACCTGTTCATCGATCGGGTCCTGCTGAAGAACAACAAGGAACACGATGAGCTGAACACAGAGCGTGAGATCGTCATGGGCCTGCAGAACCGCATCCTGATGCTCTTCTTCGCCTCGGCTGCGTGTGATGGCTGCCAGCAGTTTGCTCTCACGCTCAGCAACTTCTTCAAACGGCTGACCGATGAATTCTACGTGGATCGCTCTGCTCAGCTGGTTCTCCTATACATCAg TTTGGACGATTCTGAGGAGAACCAAGAGAGCTTCCTCAAAGAGCTTCCCAAGAAGTGCCTGTTCCTGGCCTATGAGGACCCCTACAGGAG ggaGCTCGAGGCCATGTTTAACGTGGAGGAGCTGCCCACAGTGGTGGTGCTGCGGCCCGACTGCTCCATCCTCGCCGCCAACGCAGTGGAGGAGATCCTGGGCCTTGGCCTGCACTGCTTCCGCAACTGGCAGGAGGCAGCGGAGCTCATTGACAGGAACTTCATGATGAGTGAAGACTTCGAGGGGAAGTCCATGCGCAGCTTGACCGACCCGTTGAGGAGACTCAAATACAAGGTGgaagatgagaagaagaaaaagaagaagaagaagaagaagggcaGAGGTTGGGGTGAAGGCGGAGAGGCGGAGGTGGATGGAGAAGAgtaa